A genomic region of Terriglobia bacterium contains the following coding sequences:
- the rnr gene encoding ribonuclease R has protein sequence MRHERPAAQDREAVEDAVLEHLRGPDYRPASLREIIDRLRVPHKARPAYRRAMRALLVSGRVVHVQGRKLAAAEERIARGRIHVHPRGFAFVRTEEPGKDVFIPPRRLGGAVHGDSVEVRVLGIDRDGRPEGEVTDVVDRRGRRVQGLFRQRDRGGLVQPFDPSAPSEVTIPGAFRMDAEDGDAVEVLVLRPAVGGALSEGKVVEVFGRLGDPGVDTMVVARRHELRTEFPDDVVAAAQHLPDAVPAAEAARRERFDEPSPVTIDGETARDFDDAIAVVSLRDGGFRLYVHIADVAFFVRPGHTLDVEARERGTSVYFPDLVFPMFPEKLSNDLGSLRPGEDRLVQSAILDLDREGAVLSVRFADGVIRSAARLTYTQVAAVLDGREPAPRISKRIAGMLQTADELRDLLERRRAARGSIDFDLPEPKILLDVEGAMTGIAIEPRNRAHRMIEEFMLVANEAVAGYLDRERAPCLYRIHEAPDPLKVEALAEFASMFGLSLSADPEAVKPRDIRRLVEASEGRPEQALVSQVALRSMKQARYSAENLGHFGLASAVYAHFTSPIRRYPDLTLHRMLRAFRRGDAGHLAAVADGLPELADACSKREREAEAAERELLEWKKVAFMKGKEGQAFDGIVTGVARFGLFVQIRETLAEGLLRVEGLGDERFEYQERRMELLGERSGASYRLGDPLRVVVDRVDPVLRRLDLSISPGSAAGAGRAGRRARETGASPRARGKGAGRRPREGRAGGRRRR, from the coding sequence GAAGCTGGCCGCCGCCGAGGAGCGGATCGCCCGCGGCCGGATCCACGTCCACCCGCGAGGGTTCGCCTTCGTCCGCACCGAGGAGCCCGGGAAGGACGTGTTCATTCCGCCCCGGCGCCTCGGCGGCGCGGTCCACGGCGACTCGGTCGAGGTGAGGGTCCTCGGGATCGACCGCGATGGAAGGCCCGAGGGGGAGGTGACCGACGTCGTCGATCGTCGGGGGCGGCGCGTCCAGGGGCTCTTCAGGCAGCGCGACCGAGGCGGCCTGGTGCAGCCGTTCGATCCGTCGGCTCCGTCGGAGGTGACCATCCCGGGCGCGTTCCGGATGGACGCCGAGGACGGCGACGCGGTGGAGGTCCTCGTCCTTCGGCCCGCGGTGGGCGGCGCGCTGTCCGAGGGGAAGGTCGTCGAGGTCTTCGGCCGTCTGGGCGATCCCGGCGTCGACACGATGGTGGTCGCGCGCCGCCACGAGCTCAGGACCGAGTTCCCCGACGACGTCGTCGCGGCGGCGCAGCACCTTCCGGACGCGGTCCCCGCCGCGGAGGCCGCGCGCCGGGAGCGGTTCGACGAACCTTCCCCGGTGACGATCGACGGGGAGACCGCAAGGGACTTCGACGACGCGATCGCGGTGGTCTCGCTCCGGGACGGAGGCTTCCGTCTCTACGTCCACATCGCGGACGTCGCGTTCTTCGTTCGGCCGGGGCACACGCTGGACGTCGAAGCGAGGGAGCGAGGCACGAGCGTCTACTTTCCCGACCTCGTCTTCCCGATGTTCCCCGAAAAGCTGTCGAACGACCTCGGCTCGCTCCGCCCCGGAGAGGATCGTCTGGTCCAATCGGCGATCCTCGACCTGGATCGTGAAGGAGCGGTTCTCTCGGTCCGCTTCGCCGACGGCGTGATCCGGTCGGCGGCGCGGCTCACCTACACGCAGGTGGCCGCGGTCCTCGATGGGCGGGAGCCCGCGCCTCGGATATCGAAGCGGATCGCCGGGATGCTACAGACCGCGGACGAGCTGCGGGACCTCCTGGAGCGGCGGAGGGCGGCCCGCGGGAGCATCGACTTCGACCTGCCCGAGCCGAAGATCCTGCTCGACGTCGAGGGAGCGATGACCGGCATCGCCATCGAGCCCCGGAACCGCGCGCACCGGATGATCGAGGAGTTCATGCTCGTCGCCAACGAGGCGGTGGCGGGGTATCTGGACCGCGAGAGGGCCCCCTGCCTGTACCGGATCCACGAGGCACCCGACCCGCTCAAGGTCGAGGCGCTCGCGGAGTTCGCGTCGATGTTCGGGCTCTCGCTCTCGGCGGACCCTGAGGCGGTGAAGCCGCGCGACATCCGGAGGCTCGTCGAGGCCTCGGAAGGCCGCCCGGAGCAGGCGCTCGTGAGCCAGGTCGCCCTCCGCTCCATGAAGCAGGCTCGTTACAGCGCGGAGAACCTCGGCCACTTCGGCCTCGCGTCGGCGGTGTACGCGCACTTCACCTCGCCGATCCGCCGCTATCCCGACCTCACGCTCCACCGGATGCTCCGCGCGTTCCGCCGCGGCGACGCCGGACACCTCGCGGCGGTCGCGGACGGGCTCCCCGAGCTGGCGGACGCCTGCTCGAAGCGCGAGCGCGAGGCGGAGGCCGCGGAGCGCGAGCTGCTCGAGTGGAAGAAGGTCGCGTTCATGAAGGGTAAGGAGGGACAGGCGTTCGACGGGATCGTGACCGGGGTCGCCCGGTTCGGCCTGTTCGTCCAGATCCGCGAGACGCTGGCCGAGGGGCTCCTTCGCGTCGAGGGGCTCGGGGACGAGCGCTTCGAGTACCAGGAGCGGAGGATGGAGCTGCTCGGCGAGCGCTCCGGCGCGTCGTACCGGCTGGGCGACCCGCTCCGGGTCGTCGTGGACCGGGTCGACCCGGTGCTGCGGCGGCTCGACCTCTCCATCTCGCCCGGGAGCGCCGCGGGAGCGGGACGCGCCGGCAGGCGGGCGCGCGAGACGGGGGCGTCGCCGCGAGCGCGCGGAAAAGGAGCCGGGAGGCGGCCTCGAGAGGGCAGGGCAGGCGGCAGGAGACGGAGGTGA